From the genome of Chelmon rostratus isolate fCheRos1 chromosome 1, fCheRos1.pri, whole genome shotgun sequence, one region includes:
- the ppfibp2a gene encoding liprin-beta-2 isoform X2, translating into MEYDIDFYKHFAWLRKVNVHSPGNSESYQERLARLEGDKESLILQVSVLTDQVEAQGAKISDLQSSLVEHQHKLDSAEEMLQQELLHRTSLENQKLSLMGEVSYLKVKLADMEGKQGHGAERQHKAEGLVKELKILKDKVEHLEDQKLQYEKKLKATKAEISSLQQLLLSKNAEIESLHTQLLARPPLSPESSERDQELQKLRSGMKSLVAANDEKDRRIEELTLLLNQCRQFREVTHATRQAPPAVRSLSNGRTPSSSSEEEEQGLTKNTDSASAKSEDIKSEVSHVSTTSSSSHHTSLSSVQKDSDSRTETQMLSSSMNDLINGPLQKSTLADTRSQTLPVNASLSEQNGIRDSSGENQSQRSPDGSEDGDSSQRKLEKVDDSTEGNNSPLDSGANAQAGQRAVGSPEYMKNNRSFKRLWGKLRRTQSGGLQAGDPDAGQFRRGGLRATAGPRLTRTPESYDSARDMNIPFSQWTKEQVCGWLEDYGLGQYVNLTRQWVENGQTLLSATPQDFEKEMGMKNPLHRKKLQLALRAFTTKVTEKSSELDYIWVTRWLDDIGLPQYKDQFHEARVDGRMIQYLTVNDLLTLKVTSQLHHLSIKCAIHVLHANKFNPNCLRRRPGEERQPSPSEVVQWSNHRVMEWLRAVDLAEYAPNLRGSGVHGGLIILEPRFSSETLALLLNIPPQKTLLRRHLATAFSALVGSQATQEKREYGNATGHVPLTTTAKVKPKKLGFTQFSHLRKRKPDESADYICPIDSGALTVNGISRLPSAALRGLSPSLDRQAERREEGIKAQANGPKQ; encoded by the exons ATGGAGTATGATATTGACTTCTACAAACATTTTGCCTGGCTTAGGAAG GTAAACGTCCATTCACCTGGCAACAGTGAGTCCTACCAGGAGCGATTAGCACGTCTGGAGGGAGACAAAGAGTCACTAATTCTGCAG gtgAGTGTGCTGACAGACCAGGTGGAGGCTCAGGGAGCCAAGATCAGCGATCTACAGAGTTCTCTGGTGGAGCATCAGCACAAACTCGACTCTGCGGAGGAGATGCTGCAGCAG GAGCTCCTGCATAGGACGTCACTGGAGAACCAGAAGCTGAGTCTTATGGGGGAGGTGTCCTACCTGAAAGTAAAGCTCGCAGACATGGAGGGAAAGCAGGGCCATGGGGCTGAAAGGCAGCACAAAGCAGAG GGTTTAGTTAAGGAGCTCAAGATTCTCAAGGACAAAGTGGAGCACCTAGAGGATCAGAAGTTACAGTATGAGAAGAAACTCAAAGCAACAAAG GCGGAGATCAGCAGCCTTCAGCAGCTTCTGCTCAGTAAGAACGCAGAGATCGAGAGCTTGCACACTCAGCTGCTGGCCAGACCCCCTCTATCCCCTGAGAGCTCAGAGAGAG ATCAGGAACTGCAGAAGCTCAGGAGTGGCATGAAATCACTTGTAGCTGCCAATGATGAAAAG GACCGACGCATTGAAGAGCTCACTCTGCTCCTGAATCAGTGCAGGCAATTCAGAGAAGTCACTCACGCCACAAGGCAAG ctccacctgctgttcgTTCGTTGTCAAATGGCAGGACTCCGTCAAgcagcagcgaggaggaggagcagggactGACGAAGAACACCGATTCCGCCAGTGCAAAATCAGAGGATATAAAGTCTGAA GTATCACACGTTTCCACAACCAGTTCTTCCTCCCATCACACATCTCTTTCATCCGTCCAGAAGGACAGTGACTCCAG aacagaaacacaaatgctGTCGAGTAGCATGAATGACCTAATTAACGGACCTTTACAAAAG AGCACTCTGGCTGACACCAGAAGTCAGACGCTGCCTGTGAACGCCTCTCTGTCAGAGCAGAACGGGATCAGAGACAGCAGCGGTGAAAACCAGAGCCAAAGGTCTCCAGATGGGAGCGAAGACGGAGACTCCAGCCAAA GAAAGTTGGAGAAAGTTGATGACAGCACTGAAGGCAATAATTCACCACTTGATTCTGGAGCAAACGCGCAGGCTGGCCAGCGAGCTGTGGGCTCACCAGAGTACATGAAGAATAACAGGAGCTTCAAGAGACTCTGGGgaaa ACTTCGAAGAACACAGTCTGGTGGGCTCCAGGCAGGAGATCCAGATGCCGGTCAGTTCAGAAGAGGGGGACTGCGTGCGACAGCGGGACCCAGACTGACCCGGACCCCCGAATCTTATGACTCTGCACG tgatATGAATATTCCATTCAGCCAGTGGACCAAGGAGCAGGTGTGCGGCTGGCTAGAGGACTATGGACTGGGCCAGTATGTCAACCTCACCAGACAGTGGGTTGAAAATGGACAGACACTGCTGTCTGCCACACCTCAGGACTTTGAGAAG GAGATGGGTATGAAGAATCCACTGCACAGAAAGAAGCTGCAGCTCGCTCTGCGTGCCTTCACCACTAAAGTTACAGAGAAGTCGTCTGAGCTGGACTACATCTGGGTCACCC GCTGGTTGGATGACATTGGTTTGCCTCAGTATAAGGACCAATTCCATGAAGCTCGGGTGGACGGTCGAATGATACAATACCTCACAGTG AATGACCTCTTGACTCTAAAGGTCACCAGCCAGCTTCATCATCTCAGTATTAAATGTGCCATCCATGTCCTCCACGCCAACAAGTTCAACCCCAACTGTCTTCGGCGCAGGCCAGGAGAAGAG AGACAGCCCTCTCCCTCAGAGGTGGTGCAGTGGTCTAACCATCGAGTGATGGAGTGGCTAAGAGCAGTGGATCTAGCTGAATATGCTCCCAATCTCCGGGGCAGTGGTGTTCATGGCGGGCTGATT ATCCTCGAGCCTCGCTTCAGCTCAGAGACTTTGGCCCTGCTGTTAAATATTCCTCCACAGAAGACTTTGCTCCGCCGCCACCTGGCCACTGCCTTCTCCGCCCTGGTGGGGTCTCAGGCCACGCAGGAGAAGCGAGAGTATGGAAATGCAACGGGTCATGTGCCCCTCACTACCACTGCGAAAGTAAAG ccaAAGAAGCTGGGCTTCACCCAATTCAGCCACCTCCGAAAGAGGAAACCTGATGAATCTGCGGACTACATCTGCCCAATAGACAGCGGAGCACTGACAGTGAATGGGATTTCTCGCTTGCCCTCTGCAGCACTTAGGGGCCTCAGCCCCAGCctggacagacaggctgagaggcGGGAGGAGGGGATAAAAGCTCAGGCTAATGGCCCAAAGCAATAA
- the ppfibp2a gene encoding liprin-beta-2 isoform X1, with protein MEYDIDFYKHFAWLRKVNVHSPGNSESYQERLARLEGDKESLILQVSVLTDQVEAQGAKISDLQSSLVEHQHKLDSAEEMLQQELLHRTSLENQKLSLMGEVSYLKVKLADMEGKQGHGAERQHKAEGLVKELKILKDKVEHLEDQKLQYEKKLKATKAEISSLQQLLLSKNAEIESLHTQLLARPPLSPESSEREEMYRKRLNTKYQELQKLRSGMKSLVAANDEKDRRIEELTLLLNQCRQFREVTHATRQAPPAVRSLSNGRTPSSSSEEEEQGLTKNTDSASAKSEDIKSEVSHVSTTSSSSHHTSLSSVQKDSDSRTETQMLSSSMNDLINGPLQKSTLADTRSQTLPVNASLSEQNGIRDSSGENQSQRSPDGSEDGDSSQRKLEKVDDSTEGNNSPLDSGANAQAGQRAVGSPEYMKNNRSFKRLWGKLRRTQSGGLQAGDPDAGQFRRGGLRATAGPRLTRTPESYDSARDMNIPFSQWTKEQVCGWLEDYGLGQYVNLTRQWVENGQTLLSATPQDFEKEMGMKNPLHRKKLQLALRAFTTKVTEKSSELDYIWVTRWLDDIGLPQYKDQFHEARVDGRMIQYLTVNDLLTLKVTSQLHHLSIKCAIHVLHANKFNPNCLRRRPGEERQPSPSEVVQWSNHRVMEWLRAVDLAEYAPNLRGSGVHGGLIILEPRFSSETLALLLNIPPQKTLLRRHLATAFSALVGSQATQEKREYGNATGHVPLTTTAKVKPKKLGFTQFSHLRKRKPDESADYICPIDSGALTVNGISRLPSAALRGLSPSLDRQAERREEGIKAQANGPKQ; from the exons ATGGAGTATGATATTGACTTCTACAAACATTTTGCCTGGCTTAGGAAG GTAAACGTCCATTCACCTGGCAACAGTGAGTCCTACCAGGAGCGATTAGCACGTCTGGAGGGAGACAAAGAGTCACTAATTCTGCAG gtgAGTGTGCTGACAGACCAGGTGGAGGCTCAGGGAGCCAAGATCAGCGATCTACAGAGTTCTCTGGTGGAGCATCAGCACAAACTCGACTCTGCGGAGGAGATGCTGCAGCAG GAGCTCCTGCATAGGACGTCACTGGAGAACCAGAAGCTGAGTCTTATGGGGGAGGTGTCCTACCTGAAAGTAAAGCTCGCAGACATGGAGGGAAAGCAGGGCCATGGGGCTGAAAGGCAGCACAAAGCAGAG GGTTTAGTTAAGGAGCTCAAGATTCTCAAGGACAAAGTGGAGCACCTAGAGGATCAGAAGTTACAGTATGAGAAGAAACTCAAAGCAACAAAG GCGGAGATCAGCAGCCTTCAGCAGCTTCTGCTCAGTAAGAACGCAGAGATCGAGAGCTTGCACACTCAGCTGCTGGCCAGACCCCCTCTATCCCCTGAGAGCTCAGAGAGAG agGAGATGTACAGGAAGAGGCTAAACACCAAAT ATCAGGAACTGCAGAAGCTCAGGAGTGGCATGAAATCACTTGTAGCTGCCAATGATGAAAAG GACCGACGCATTGAAGAGCTCACTCTGCTCCTGAATCAGTGCAGGCAATTCAGAGAAGTCACTCACGCCACAAGGCAAG ctccacctgctgttcgTTCGTTGTCAAATGGCAGGACTCCGTCAAgcagcagcgaggaggaggagcagggactGACGAAGAACACCGATTCCGCCAGTGCAAAATCAGAGGATATAAAGTCTGAA GTATCACACGTTTCCACAACCAGTTCTTCCTCCCATCACACATCTCTTTCATCCGTCCAGAAGGACAGTGACTCCAG aacagaaacacaaatgctGTCGAGTAGCATGAATGACCTAATTAACGGACCTTTACAAAAG AGCACTCTGGCTGACACCAGAAGTCAGACGCTGCCTGTGAACGCCTCTCTGTCAGAGCAGAACGGGATCAGAGACAGCAGCGGTGAAAACCAGAGCCAAAGGTCTCCAGATGGGAGCGAAGACGGAGACTCCAGCCAAA GAAAGTTGGAGAAAGTTGATGACAGCACTGAAGGCAATAATTCACCACTTGATTCTGGAGCAAACGCGCAGGCTGGCCAGCGAGCTGTGGGCTCACCAGAGTACATGAAGAATAACAGGAGCTTCAAGAGACTCTGGGgaaa ACTTCGAAGAACACAGTCTGGTGGGCTCCAGGCAGGAGATCCAGATGCCGGTCAGTTCAGAAGAGGGGGACTGCGTGCGACAGCGGGACCCAGACTGACCCGGACCCCCGAATCTTATGACTCTGCACG tgatATGAATATTCCATTCAGCCAGTGGACCAAGGAGCAGGTGTGCGGCTGGCTAGAGGACTATGGACTGGGCCAGTATGTCAACCTCACCAGACAGTGGGTTGAAAATGGACAGACACTGCTGTCTGCCACACCTCAGGACTTTGAGAAG GAGATGGGTATGAAGAATCCACTGCACAGAAAGAAGCTGCAGCTCGCTCTGCGTGCCTTCACCACTAAAGTTACAGAGAAGTCGTCTGAGCTGGACTACATCTGGGTCACCC GCTGGTTGGATGACATTGGTTTGCCTCAGTATAAGGACCAATTCCATGAAGCTCGGGTGGACGGTCGAATGATACAATACCTCACAGTG AATGACCTCTTGACTCTAAAGGTCACCAGCCAGCTTCATCATCTCAGTATTAAATGTGCCATCCATGTCCTCCACGCCAACAAGTTCAACCCCAACTGTCTTCGGCGCAGGCCAGGAGAAGAG AGACAGCCCTCTCCCTCAGAGGTGGTGCAGTGGTCTAACCATCGAGTGATGGAGTGGCTAAGAGCAGTGGATCTAGCTGAATATGCTCCCAATCTCCGGGGCAGTGGTGTTCATGGCGGGCTGATT ATCCTCGAGCCTCGCTTCAGCTCAGAGACTTTGGCCCTGCTGTTAAATATTCCTCCACAGAAGACTTTGCTCCGCCGCCACCTGGCCACTGCCTTCTCCGCCCTGGTGGGGTCTCAGGCCACGCAGGAGAAGCGAGAGTATGGAAATGCAACGGGTCATGTGCCCCTCACTACCACTGCGAAAGTAAAG ccaAAGAAGCTGGGCTTCACCCAATTCAGCCACCTCCGAAAGAGGAAACCTGATGAATCTGCGGACTACATCTGCCCAATAGACAGCGGAGCACTGACAGTGAATGGGATTTCTCGCTTGCCCTCTGCAGCACTTAGGGGCCTCAGCCCCAGCctggacagacaggctgagaggcGGGAGGAGGGGATAAAAGCTCAGGCTAATGGCCCAAAGCAATAA
- the ppfibp2a gene encoding liprin-beta-2 isoform X3, producing the protein MNQELLHRTSLENQKLSLMGEVSYLKVKLADMEGKQGHGAERQHKAEGLVKELKILKDKVEHLEDQKLQYEKKLKATKAEISSLQQLLLSKNAEIESLHTQLLARPPLSPESSEREEMYRKRLNTKYQELQKLRSGMKSLVAANDEKDRRIEELTLLLNQCRQFREVTHATRQAPPAVRSLSNGRTPSSSSEEEEQGLTKNTDSASAKSEDIKSEVSHVSTTSSSSHHTSLSSVQKDSDSRTETQMLSSSMNDLINGPLQKSTLADTRSQTLPVNASLSEQNGIRDSSGENQSQRSPDGSEDGDSSQRKLEKVDDSTEGNNSPLDSGANAQAGQRAVGSPEYMKNNRSFKRLWGKLRRTQSGGLQAGDPDAGQFRRGGLRATAGPRLTRTPESYDSARDMNIPFSQWTKEQVCGWLEDYGLGQYVNLTRQWVENGQTLLSATPQDFEKEMGMKNPLHRKKLQLALRAFTTKVTEKSSELDYIWVTRWLDDIGLPQYKDQFHEARVDGRMIQYLTVNDLLTLKVTSQLHHLSIKCAIHVLHANKFNPNCLRRRPGEERQPSPSEVVQWSNHRVMEWLRAVDLAEYAPNLRGSGVHGGLIILEPRFSSETLALLLNIPPQKTLLRRHLATAFSALVGSQATQEKREYGNATGHVPLTTTAKVKPKKLGFTQFSHLRKRKPDESADYICPIDSGALTVNGISRLPSAALRGLSPSLDRQAERREEGIKAQANGPKQ; encoded by the exons ATGAACCAG GAGCTCCTGCATAGGACGTCACTGGAGAACCAGAAGCTGAGTCTTATGGGGGAGGTGTCCTACCTGAAAGTAAAGCTCGCAGACATGGAGGGAAAGCAGGGCCATGGGGCTGAAAGGCAGCACAAAGCAGAG GGTTTAGTTAAGGAGCTCAAGATTCTCAAGGACAAAGTGGAGCACCTAGAGGATCAGAAGTTACAGTATGAGAAGAAACTCAAAGCAACAAAG GCGGAGATCAGCAGCCTTCAGCAGCTTCTGCTCAGTAAGAACGCAGAGATCGAGAGCTTGCACACTCAGCTGCTGGCCAGACCCCCTCTATCCCCTGAGAGCTCAGAGAGAG agGAGATGTACAGGAAGAGGCTAAACACCAAAT ATCAGGAACTGCAGAAGCTCAGGAGTGGCATGAAATCACTTGTAGCTGCCAATGATGAAAAG GACCGACGCATTGAAGAGCTCACTCTGCTCCTGAATCAGTGCAGGCAATTCAGAGAAGTCACTCACGCCACAAGGCAAG ctccacctgctgttcgTTCGTTGTCAAATGGCAGGACTCCGTCAAgcagcagcgaggaggaggagcagggactGACGAAGAACACCGATTCCGCCAGTGCAAAATCAGAGGATATAAAGTCTGAA GTATCACACGTTTCCACAACCAGTTCTTCCTCCCATCACACATCTCTTTCATCCGTCCAGAAGGACAGTGACTCCAG aacagaaacacaaatgctGTCGAGTAGCATGAATGACCTAATTAACGGACCTTTACAAAAG AGCACTCTGGCTGACACCAGAAGTCAGACGCTGCCTGTGAACGCCTCTCTGTCAGAGCAGAACGGGATCAGAGACAGCAGCGGTGAAAACCAGAGCCAAAGGTCTCCAGATGGGAGCGAAGACGGAGACTCCAGCCAAA GAAAGTTGGAGAAAGTTGATGACAGCACTGAAGGCAATAATTCACCACTTGATTCTGGAGCAAACGCGCAGGCTGGCCAGCGAGCTGTGGGCTCACCAGAGTACATGAAGAATAACAGGAGCTTCAAGAGACTCTGGGgaaa ACTTCGAAGAACACAGTCTGGTGGGCTCCAGGCAGGAGATCCAGATGCCGGTCAGTTCAGAAGAGGGGGACTGCGTGCGACAGCGGGACCCAGACTGACCCGGACCCCCGAATCTTATGACTCTGCACG tgatATGAATATTCCATTCAGCCAGTGGACCAAGGAGCAGGTGTGCGGCTGGCTAGAGGACTATGGACTGGGCCAGTATGTCAACCTCACCAGACAGTGGGTTGAAAATGGACAGACACTGCTGTCTGCCACACCTCAGGACTTTGAGAAG GAGATGGGTATGAAGAATCCACTGCACAGAAAGAAGCTGCAGCTCGCTCTGCGTGCCTTCACCACTAAAGTTACAGAGAAGTCGTCTGAGCTGGACTACATCTGGGTCACCC GCTGGTTGGATGACATTGGTTTGCCTCAGTATAAGGACCAATTCCATGAAGCTCGGGTGGACGGTCGAATGATACAATACCTCACAGTG AATGACCTCTTGACTCTAAAGGTCACCAGCCAGCTTCATCATCTCAGTATTAAATGTGCCATCCATGTCCTCCACGCCAACAAGTTCAACCCCAACTGTCTTCGGCGCAGGCCAGGAGAAGAG AGACAGCCCTCTCCCTCAGAGGTGGTGCAGTGGTCTAACCATCGAGTGATGGAGTGGCTAAGAGCAGTGGATCTAGCTGAATATGCTCCCAATCTCCGGGGCAGTGGTGTTCATGGCGGGCTGATT ATCCTCGAGCCTCGCTTCAGCTCAGAGACTTTGGCCCTGCTGTTAAATATTCCTCCACAGAAGACTTTGCTCCGCCGCCACCTGGCCACTGCCTTCTCCGCCCTGGTGGGGTCTCAGGCCACGCAGGAGAAGCGAGAGTATGGAAATGCAACGGGTCATGTGCCCCTCACTACCACTGCGAAAGTAAAG ccaAAGAAGCTGGGCTTCACCCAATTCAGCCACCTCCGAAAGAGGAAACCTGATGAATCTGCGGACTACATCTGCCCAATAGACAGCGGAGCACTGACAGTGAATGGGATTTCTCGCTTGCCCTCTGCAGCACTTAGGGGCCTCAGCCCCAGCctggacagacaggctgagaggcGGGAGGAGGGGATAAAAGCTCAGGCTAATGGCCCAAAGCAATAA